The Panicum hallii strain FIL2 chromosome 9, PHallii_v3.1, whole genome shotgun sequence genome has a window encoding:
- the LOC112873889 gene encoding uncharacterized protein LOC112873889, which produces MGNRSWLSATKESMQSISEETESTSRDAEPSRVHQLKCRDEKFREPCLDRIPNFHCKSLPSRYRDANPEDSIMHKRGSMYQSSSEVSRLRDIQGRRKINYSSNKDTFLSFEVVNSSSQPSTSGACFFPQRSYSCNTRSSTGTSHTMHQASREFMKLSLHEIPEDDLTLERPRRDCNLLKNDAIDSFLEISLEEDTMKGSCANAAPHLLESSCIKVARSNCQQSVDVCPDERDVSNLPKSLSMKVGVFDATCPSECVGNKKARSSPFKKFLDPIMKSKSQRNPSLMETEDAKSSSTSFGGKSRVLRKSLLSDISRTEQSLAPDCQTSGEAQQLTVTSSPTHLHAVIKLDPNNGAFGFEFCTKGPEESIYANTWKVGNELNWIYTFHSSGKRASTVGRASKDRRGCLPPIVGQMHVSSYLYSNIEEDGTLNNSATTEFVLYDIAHARRSSAVERIQCTDAIRPSFRNVFNSSVSGHTRDRNDLMQRQNTTRNDSDLSTSCLWSQEDLHPHLEVAAVVIQVPFHKTKSKELKAGSSPGTIKAATAGGAHGLPRDDEASPSPLLDRLKSGGACDCGGWDMSCPIVVLDNAYDSYWADSVRNESKVPMELFAQGNKEVLPALSMKADGNGHFSVDFHAQLSALQAFSICISLLHCSEASSDIGIEKFKSKLYSSSLKMLLKEEVRQLIDSVTTKEKNNNEKTPPAIVIDPPFSPMGRV; this is translated from the exons ATGGGGAATCGTTCTTGGCTAAGTGCAACCAAGGAAAGCATGCAATCAATCAGTGAAGAGACAGAGAGTACCAGCAGAGATGCAGAACCAAGCAGAGTTCACCAATTGAAATGCAGAGATGAAAAATTTAGAGAACCGTGCCTCGACCGGATTCCTAATTTCCATTGCAAAAGTTTGCCTTCAAGATATCGAGATGCAAACCCGGAAGATAGCATCATGCACAAGCGAGGCTCTATGTATCAGAGTTCCAGTGAGGTTAGCAGACTCAGGGATATCCAAGGGAGGAGGAAAATAAATTATTCGAGCAATAAAGACACATTTTTGTCCTTTGAGGTTGTCAATTCGTCCTCTCAGCCTAGCACAAGTGGTGCTTGCTTCTTTCCGCAGAGGAGCTATTCATGCAATACAAGGTCTTCTACGGGAACAAGTCATACAATGCATCAAGCTTCCAGGGAGTTTATGAAGCTTTCCCTCCATGAAATTCCTGAGGATGATTTAACGCTTGAGAGGCCACGCAGGGACTGCAATTTGTTGAAAAATGATGCAATAGACAGTTTCCTGGAGATATCACTTGAAGAAGataccatgaaaggttcatgcgCAAATGCAGCCCCCCATTTGCTAGAAAGCAGTTGTATCAAAGTTGCAAGATCAAATTGTCAACAGTCAGTTGATGTTTGTCCTGATGAAAGAGATGTAAGTAATCTGCCCAAGTCCTTATCGATGAAGGTGGGTGTTTTTGATGCTACATGTCCATCAGAATGTGTTGGCAACAAAAAGGCTCGATCTAGCCCGTTCAAAAAATTTCTTGATCCTATCATGAAGTCAAAGTCTCAACGAAATCCTTCTCTGATGGAAACAGAAGATGCAAAATCTAGTAGTACATCATTTGGAGGAAAAAGTAGAGTATTACGCAAATCTTTGTTAAGTGATATCTCAAGGACCGAGCAAAGCCTAGCACCTGATTGCCAGACAAGTGGGGAAGCCCAGCAATTGACCGTTACTTCATCACCAACTCATCTTCATGCTGTTATTAAATTGGATCCAAATAATGGTGCTTTTGGTTTTGAGTTTTGTACCAAGGGCCCAGAAGAATCAATTTATGCTAACACATGGAAAGTTGGGAATGAACTGAATTGGATTTATACTTTCCATAGCAGTGGCAAGCGAGCAAGCACTGTAGGAAGGGCCTCCAAGGATAGGCGTGGGTGTCTACCACCAATTGTAGGCCAGATGCATGTGTCTTCCTATTTGTACTCGAATATTGAAGAGGATGGTACTTTGAATAACTCAGCCACCACTGAATTTGTTTTGTATGACATTGCTCATGCAAGACGGAGTTCTGCTGTTGAGAGAATTCAATGCACAGATGCCATTCGACCATCATTCCGCAATGTTTTCAATAGTTCAGTCTCTGGGCATACCCGAGACAGAAATGATCTGATGCAGCGACAAAATACTACAAGGAATGACTCAGATCTATCGACATCTTGTCTTTGGTCCCAAGAAGATCTTCATCCTCATTTGGAGGTTGCAGCTGTCGTAATCCAGGTGCCATTCCATAAAACAAAGTCCAAAGAATTGAAAGCTGGATCGTCACCCGGTACCATCAAAGCAGCCACAGCAGGTGGCGCACATGGGTTACCAAGGGATGATGAGGCCAGCCCATCTCCATTACTTGACCGTCTGAAGTCTGGTGGAGCCTGTGATTGTGGCGGATGGGACATGTCTTGCCCAATTGTTGTTCTTGACAATGCATATGATAGTTACTGGGCTGATTCTGTGAGGAATGAAAGCAAAGTTCCTATGGAGCTATTTGCTCAG GGTAACAAAGAAGTTCTCCCTGCCCTTTCGATGAAGGCAGATGGGAATGGGCATTTCTCGGTGGATTTTCATGCACAACTATCGGCGTTGCAGGCATTTTCTATCTGCATCTCTTTGCTTCACTGTTCTGAAGCTTCTTCAGACATTGGTATTGAAAAGTTCAAGAGCAAGCTATACTCCAGTTCGCTGAAGATGCTCCTGAAGGAGGAAGTGAGGCAGTTAATCGATTCAGTCACGACCAAGGAGAAGAATAATAATGAAAAAACACCTCCGGCTATCGTCATCGACCCTCCCTTTTCTCCCATGGGAAGAGTATAG